One window from the genome of Pseudomonadota bacterium encodes:
- a CDS encoding acyltransferase: MTYHSFIDGLRAIAVMAVILFHFDSQLLSGGFIGVDIFFVISGFLITGVLTVNFPEKRVSIADFYERRARRILPALTVMAVLSTIAAVALLMPHDLDLYGRSLFGIAIFASNFTFLGDVGYFESSAMIKPLLHTWSIAVEEQFYIIFPIVILLAQSFGAQKRRNLIAGIFVLFLVSLGMNLVFIRDYPEASFYMLHTRAWELLAGALLCLYLQHVSLKKTAAEAISLIGFILMLSGIFLYDRTVPFPGAAAIPPCLGTVLLIWGNVQYKTWLNRFLSNRIFVGIGLISYGLYLYHWPLLVYVHYTLNRAPDLMEITVLMAAVFALATLSYFLIENPVRRRKWITSRKAVFLTSLAALSLTAVCGGIGSKTDGLPTRFAGSTLQYVTTNQEQAPRDCISRKADQLTGHPLCKIGDLSKEKPSFMIWGDSHGRAMGHVTSLLGEKHGVSGWNAYYGGCSPVLDLLRVDFPHKYRCKIFNDAVLDVIKEDNIKYVALVGRWDAILGWEENSIETILDNKFGLTTENGKELTDIAAFAHAFEKTVNALTARGIHVYVVKQVPPFLYDVPSVLAKYDRFGKDMTGLKRPYDEVIKRRAAIENVFETVQSPLVTYIDPLEVFCPDKKSCLPMADERSLYADNNHLSYYGAEWSSRIWQSFFQDLKENSP; encoded by the coding sequence ATGACATATCACTCCTTTATCGACGGCCTCCGCGCCATTGCTGTTATGGCAGTTATCCTGTTCCATTTTGATTCCCAGTTACTATCGGGCGGATTTATCGGGGTCGATATTTTTTTTGTTATTTCGGGCTTTCTGATTACGGGCGTGTTGACGGTCAACTTCCCTGAGAAACGCGTCTCCATCGCTGATTTCTATGAACGGCGGGCGCGGCGCATTCTGCCTGCCCTGACTGTCATGGCCGTACTCAGCACAATTGCTGCGGTCGCTTTACTGATGCCGCACGACCTTGACCTTTACGGACGCTCCCTGTTCGGCATTGCTATTTTCGCCTCCAATTTTACCTTTTTGGGGGATGTCGGCTATTTTGAAAGCTCGGCGATGATCAAGCCGCTGCTGCATACATGGTCAATCGCGGTCGAAGAACAATTTTACATTATCTTTCCCATTGTGATTTTACTGGCGCAATCTTTCGGCGCGCAAAAAAGGCGCAATCTGATTGCCGGTATTTTTGTGTTGTTTCTTGTTTCACTGGGCATGAACCTTGTTTTCATCCGTGATTATCCCGAAGCAAGTTTTTACATGCTGCATACCCGCGCATGGGAATTACTGGCGGGGGCATTGCTGTGTCTTTACCTGCAGCATGTTTCTTTAAAAAAGACTGCCGCAGAGGCCATCAGCCTGATCGGCTTCATACTGATGCTCTCGGGGATTTTTCTCTATGACCGCACCGTGCCCTTCCCCGGGGCTGCGGCGATCCCGCCCTGTTTGGGGACGGTCTTGCTGATTTGGGGCAATGTGCAATATAAAACATGGCTCAACCGGTTTTTATCCAACCGTATCTTTGTCGGTATCGGTCTTATTTCCTACGGCTTGTATTTATACCATTGGCCGCTTTTGGTTTATGTGCATTATACATTGAACCGTGCACCGGATTTGATGGAAATAACGGTTTTAATGGCGGCGGTCTTCGCCTTGGCGACGCTGTCCTATTTCCTCATTGAAAATCCTGTGCGCCGCCGGAAATGGATTACCTCGCGAAAAGCCGTTTTCCTCACATCCCTTGCCGCGCTGTCCCTGACGGCCGTATGCGGCGGCATCGGATCCAAAACGGATGGATTGCCGACACGTTTCGCAGGCAGCACGCTGCAATATGTCACCACCAATCAGGAGCAGGCTCCCCGCGATTGCATATCGCGCAAAGCCGACCAATTGACCGGACATCCTTTGTGCAAGATCGGCGACCTGTCCAAGGAAAAGCCAAGCTTTATGATTTGGGGTGACAGTCACGGCCGCGCCATGGGCCATGTCACCAGTCTGCTGGGAGAAAAACACGGCGTTTCGGGATGGAATGCCTATTACGGCGGCTGTTCGCCGGTACTTGACTTGCTGCGTGTTGATTTCCCGCATAAATACCGCTGTAAAATTTTCAATGATGCGGTTCTGGATGTGATTAAAGAAGATAATATCAAATACGTCGCTTTGGTCGGACGCTGGGATGCGATTCTGGGCTGGGAGGAAAACAGCATCGAGACAATTCTTGATAATAAATTCGGTCTGACAACCGAAAACGGTAAGGAATTAACGGATATCGCCGCTTTCGCCCATGCTTTTGAAAAAACGGTCAATGCCTTAACCGCGCGCGGCATCCATGTCTATGTCGTCAAACAAGTCCCGCCCTTTCTGTATGATGTGCCGTCCGTTTTGGCGAAATATGACCGTTTCGGCAAAGATATGACAGGGTTAAAGCGCCCTTATGACGAGGTGATCAAAAGACGGGCGGCGATTGAAAATGTTTTTGAAACAGTCCAATCACCGCTTGTCACCTATATTGATCCTTTGGAGGTATTTTGTCCGGATAAGAAATCATGTTTGCCGATGGCGGATGAGCGCTCTCTTTATGCCGATAACAACCATCTTTCCTATTACGGTGCGGAATGGAGCAGCCGCATCTGGCAGAGCTTTTTTCAAGACCTGAAAGAAAACAGCCCTTAA
- the mdh gene encoding malate dehydrogenase — protein MTRNKIALVGAGQIGGTLAHLIGLKDLGDVTMVDVNADMPKGKALDISQSGAVEGFDAKITGSGDFADIKDADVVIVTAGIPRKPGMSRDDLIDINKGIIENVGKEIAKNAPDAFVIVITNPLDVMVDVLQKASGLPQEKVVGMAGVLDSARFKHFLADEMDVSVEDVSAFVLGGHGDTMVPLTRYSTVAGVPLADLIEMGWMTEDKLEDIVQRTRDGGAEIVGLLKNGSAYYAPAASAVEMAESYLKDKKRVLPCAAHLKGEYGVDDMYIGVPAVIGANGVEKIVEVKLTAEEKKAFDKSVDAVRTLLAATFNDKAEKQNQTKPSAPKAKSQQKKSGPRR, from the coding sequence ATCACCCGTAACAAAATCGCCTTGGTCGGTGCAGGACAAATCGGCGGCACACTCGCCCATTTGATCGGGCTTAAAGATCTGGGCGATGTCACCATGGTTGATGTTAATGCCGATATGCCCAAAGGCAAAGCGCTGGATATTTCACAATCCGGCGCCGTCGAAGGTTTTGATGCAAAAATTACCGGCAGCGGCGATTTCGCCGACATTAAAGATGCGGATGTTGTGATCGTCACGGCAGGCATTCCCCGCAAACCGGGGATGAGCCGTGATGATTTGATCGACATCAATAAAGGCATCATTGAAAATGTCGGGAAAGAAATCGCAAAAAATGCGCCGGATGCTTTCGTCATCGTGATCACCAATCCGCTGGATGTGATGGTTGATGTGCTGCAAAAAGCCTCCGGTCTGCCGCAGGAAAAAGTCGTCGGTATGGCAGGCGTTCTCGATTCTGCGCGTTTCAAACATTTTCTGGCCGATGAAATGGATGTCTCGGTCGAAGATGTCAGTGCCTTTGTTCTGGGTGGACACGGCGATACGATGGTGCCGTTGACGCGTTACTCGACGGTTGCCGGTGTACCGCTGGCTGATCTGATAGAGATGGGCTGGATGACGGAAGACAAGCTTGAGGATATTGTTCAGCGTACCCGTGACGGCGGCGCGGAAATTGTCGGACTTCTCAAAAACGGCTCCGCTTATTACGCCCCTGCCGCCAGTGCGGTGGAAATGGCGGAAAGCTATTTGAAAGACAAAAAACGCGTCCTGCCTTGCGCCGCACATCTGAAGGGTGAATATGGTGTCGATGACATGTATATCGGTGTTCCTGCCGTGATTGGCGCGAATGGCGTTGAAAAAATTGTCGAGGTCAAGCTGACGGCGGAAGAGAAAAAAGCCTTCGATAAATCCGTCGATGCTGTCCGCACATTGCTGGCCGCCACATT
- a CDS encoding FkbM family methyltransferase has protein sequence MAEQAETWTPPLNFEEKLKKYLLPPQIYIKRLHAKELRRGEKEIGLVPFLCHPEKSSLDIGANKGVYAYAMLPHSFDVYAFEPNPKMFDILTSWGKGKIKTSAAAIGNENGQFDLRIPRTAAGFSNQGGSLKARSFDADHKTVSVETKKLDDCGIDNIGFIKIDVEGFEMQVLEGAANILKTQRPNLLVEIEEIHNDKPLSDLIADVCNNYNYDCFALRRGQLTPFRHLDAATHFKNRADRQNYIFNFIFLPA, from the coding sequence ATGGCAGAACAAGCCGAAACATGGACACCGCCTCTGAATTTTGAGGAAAAGCTGAAAAAATATCTGCTGCCGCCGCAGATTTACATCAAACGTCTGCATGCCAAAGAGCTGCGCCGCGGTGAAAAAGAAATCGGCTTGGTGCCGTTTTTGTGTCACCCGGAAAAGTCCAGCCTTGATATCGGCGCGAATAAAGGCGTTTACGCCTATGCGATGCTGCCGCACAGTTTTGACGTTTATGCTTTCGAGCCCAATCCGAAAATGTTCGATATTCTGACCTCATGGGGGAAAGGTAAAATCAAAACCTCCGCCGCCGCCATCGGCAATGAAAACGGGCAATTTGACCTGCGCATCCCCCGCACCGCTGCCGGATTTTCCAATCAGGGCGGGTCACTGAAGGCCCGCAGTTTCGATGCCGACCACAAAACCGTTTCCGTCGAAACAAAGAAACTGGATGATTGCGGCATCGACAATATCGGCTTTATCAAAATCGATGTCGAGGGTTTTGAAATGCAGGTGCTGGAAGGCGCTGCAAATATTTTGAAAACACAGCGCCCCAATCTGCTGGTGGAAATCGAAGAAATTCATAATGACAAACCGCTATCCGATCTGATTGCGGATGTGTGCAATAATTACAATTATGATTGTTTTGCCCTGCGCCGCGGACAGCTGACGCCCTTCCGCCATCTTGATGCCGCAACGCATTTCAAGAACCGCGCGGATCGCCAAAACTATATCTTCAATTTCATTTTCCTGCCGGCATAG
- a CDS encoding bifunctional 2-methylcitrate synthase/citrate synthase → MAEPQKNNESPKIHKGLVGVYIDDSKISEITQETSSLTYRGYAVQDLAENCNFEEVAYLLWHGELPDAAQLADFTKEERSLRALDDDLIAVLKTIRKDAHPMDVLRTAISFIGTNDSEWDDETPEGELKKAVNLLAKMPTIIAAHARISQGLDPIAPRDDLSYSENFLNMRFGAVPEPEVAKAFDVTMMLYAEHSFNVSTFTARTITSSLSDMYSAVTGAVGSLKGRLHGGANEAVMKMLEEVGTPENAESWLDDALKNKKVVMGFGHAVYKNGDSRVPTLKKHFNAVAKIKGGEKLVKMAEILEAKMLKDKNIRPNVDYPIGPLYHMMGFDKEEFTPMFAMARIVGWTSHVMEQRATNKLIRPLCTYSGEEERKVPPMDQRGEKTPVSKPAPAVQKQHGKTPKR, encoded by the coding sequence ATGGCAGAACCGCAAAAAAACAACGAATCCCCGAAAATCCATAAAGGTCTGGTCGGTGTTTATATCGATGACAGCAAAATTTCCGAAATTACGCAGGAAACAAGTTCGCTGACCTATCGCGGCTATGCCGTGCAGGATCTGGCGGAAAACTGCAATTTTGAAGAGGTTGCCTATCTGCTGTGGCACGGCGAATTGCCCGATGCCGCACAACTGGCGGATTTCACCAAAGAGGAACGCAGCCTGCGCGCGCTGGATGATGATCTGATTGCGGTTTTGAAAACAATCCGCAAAGATGCACATCCGATGGATGTTCTGCGTACCGCGATCAGCTTTATCGGCACCAATGATTCTGAATGGGATGATGAAACACCGGAAGGCGAGCTGAAAAAAGCCGTCAATCTGCTGGCAAAAATGCCGACGATTATCGCCGCCCATGCCCGTATTTCACAGGGGCTGGACCCGATTGCGCCGCGTGACGATCTCAGCTATTCCGAGAATTTCCTGAATATGCGTTTCGGCGCCGTACCGGAGCCGGAAGTTGCCAAAGCCTTTGATGTCACAATGATGCTCTATGCCGAGCATAGCTTTAACGTCTCCACCTTTACGGCACGTACGATTACCTCATCTCTCTCCGATATGTATTCGGCGGTAACGGGTGCGGTCGGCTCGCTGAAAGGCCGTCTGCATGGCGGTGCGAATGAAGCCGTGATGAAAATGCTGGAAGAGGTCGGCACACCGGAAAATGCTGAAAGCTGGCTGGATGATGCGCTGAAAAACAAAAAAGTCGTGATGGGCTTTGGCCATGCCGTCTATAAAAACGGTGACAGCCGCGTTCCGACCCTGAAAAAGCATTTCAATGCCGTTGCCAAAATCAAAGGCGGCGAAAAACTGGTGAAAATGGCGGAAATTCTTGAAGCGAAAATGCTGAAAGATAAAAATATCCGCCCGAATGTCGATTATCCGATCGGCCCGCTTTACCACATGATGGGTTTTGACAAGGAAGAGTTCACCCCGATGTTCGCCATGGCGCGTATTGTCGGCTGGACATCCCATGTCATGGAACAGCGCGCCACCAATAAACTGATCCGCCCGCTTTGCACCTATAGCGGTGAAGAAGAGCGCAAAGTTCCGCCGATGGACCAGCGCGGTGAAAAAACGCCGGTTTCCAAACCCGCACCCGCCGTGCAAAAACAGCATGGAAAAACACCGAAACGCTAA
- a CDS encoding MBOAT family protein: MLFSSWIFVAAFLPVVWLTFRFLQRRRMGEAALLWLIAASLFFYGWFKPVYVFILLVSIGFNFTLGTQLARQHLKKSKRKTYLVFGIAANLAALGYYKYAGLFFETLNAMGVEHGVPQILLPLAISFFTFQQIAYLVDAYRGETKEFNFRHYALFVTFFPQLIAGPIVHHKEMIPQFIEKLGKLTSRRMLAMGLTVFVIGLFKKLAIADYMGDIADPVFAAAALRQSLTVFEAWVGMVAYTLQIYFDFSGYSDMAVGLGALFGIRLPLNFFSPYKSGNIIEFWRRWHITLSRFLRDYLYIPLGGNRKGGARRYANLMVTMLLGGLWHGAGWTFMAWGGLHGFYLIVNHAWRKFSAIRLPHILAVALTFLSVALAWVFFRADSFATAGHILNCATGKYGIALLHTDNWMTAVLETLGFEVKQSATRLLRLNEKWYIFWLALLAVFFAPSTHELMRKNIALDITKVAEALKQPRFVWRASPSWAVVIGLMAAIAALLLMRVNAFIYFQF, translated from the coding sequence ATGTTGTTCAGCTCATGGATATTTGTGGCCGCATTTTTGCCGGTCGTCTGGTTGACGTTCCGCTTTTTACAGCGGCGGCGCATGGGCGAGGCCGCATTATTATGGCTGATTGCCGCCTCGCTGTTTTTCTATGGCTGGTTTAAACCTGTTTATGTTTTTATTCTGCTGGTCTCGATCGGGTTCAATTTTACGCTCGGCACACAGCTGGCGCGGCAGCATTTGAAAAAATCCAAGCGCAAGACCTATCTGGTTTTCGGGATTGCTGCGAACCTCGCCGCGCTGGGCTATTACAAATATGCAGGGCTGTTTTTTGAAACGCTCAATGCGATGGGGGTTGAACATGGCGTGCCGCAGATATTGCTGCCGCTGGCGATCTCCTTTTTCACCTTCCAGCAGATTGCCTATCTGGTTGATGCCTATCGCGGTGAAACCAAAGAGTTCAATTTTCGTCATTATGCACTATTCGTGACGTTCTTTCCGCAGTTGATCGCCGGGCCGATCGTGCATCATAAGGAAATGATCCCGCAATTCATCGAAAAGCTCGGCAAGCTGACCAGCCGCCGTATGCTGGCAATGGGGCTGACGGTCTTTGTAATCGGGTTGTTTAAAAAACTGGCGATTGCCGATTATATGGGGGATATCGCCGATCCGGTTTTTGCCGCCGCGGCCTTGCGGCAGAGCTTGACGGTATTCGAGGCATGGGTCGGGATGGTTGCCTATACATTGCAGATATATTTTGATTTTTCCGGCTATTCCGATATGGCGGTCGGATTGGGAGCGCTGTTCGGCATTCGTCTGCCGCTGAATTTTTTCTCGCCCTATAAATCCGGCAATATCATTGAATTCTGGCGGCGCTGGCATATCACTTTGTCGCGTTTCCTGCGTGACTATCTTTATATTCCGCTGGGCGGTAACCGCAAAGGCGGCGCGCGCCGCTATGCCAATCTGATGGTGACGATGCTGCTGGGCGGGTTGTGGCACGGGGCGGGCTGGACATTTATGGCATGGGGCGGATTGCACGGTTTCTATCTGATTGTGAACCATGCCTGGCGGAAGTTCTCGGCAATCCGTTTACCGCATATTTTGGCTGTGGCGCTGACATTTTTATCGGTGGCGCTGGCCTGGGTGTTTTTCCGCGCCGACAGTTTTGCGACGGCGGGGCACATCCTGAACTGTGCGACCGGAAAATACGGCATTGCCCTGCTGCATACGGATAACTGGATGACGGCCGTTCTGGAAACGCTCGGTTTTGAGGTCAAACAATCGGCCACGCGTCTTTTGCGGCTAAATGAGAAATGGTATATTTTCTGGCTGGCACTGCTGGCTGTGTTCTTTGCGCCGTCAACACATGAGCTGATGCGTAAAAATATTGCGCTGGATATTACGAAAGTGGCGGAAGCTTTGAAACAGCCGCGCTTTGTCTGGCGGGCATCGCCTAGCTGGGCTGTTGTCATCGGCCTGATGGCGGCGATTGCCGCTTTGCTGCTGATGCGTGTGAACGCCTTTATCTATTTTCAGTTCTAG
- a CDS encoding O-acetylhomoserine aminocarboxypropyltransferase/cysteine synthase: MGRKENKQGFSTQAVHAGYTPDSETGALVPDISQNVSFYFTSANDAAEKFSLSRPGFSYSRLTNPTVAALEKKLAALEGGAGATCTASGLAAHQMLLFSLMNSGDEFIASSRLYGGTYNQFRNSFSRSFGWQCRFADLGDIDSFKRAVTEKSRAIFIESLSNPSGAIADIEAIARVAEEAGIPLIVDNTIATPYLCRPFEWGASIVTYSTTKYLNGHANAMGGAVVDSGKFDWSQNDKFPALSKPDESYHGLAFHKEFQEMALTYYCHAVGLRDLGACQQPLNAFLTFTGLETLGLRMEQHCKNALAVARHLEQHPDIAWVSYAGLDGSPYKPMADKYLNGRASGVFTFGVKGGFDTAVDLVGNVKLFRHVANIGDTRSLIIHSASTTHSQLTEEQQLKADVRPEGLRVSIGIEDAADLIADLDQALAAATQKAA, translated from the coding sequence ATGGGCAGGAAAGAAAACAAACAAGGCTTTTCTACGCAGGCGGTGCATGCAGGATATACGCCTGACAGTGAAACCGGCGCACTGGTTCCCGATATCTCCCAGAATGTGTCCTTTTATTTTACCAGCGCCAATGATGCGGCGGAAAAGTTCAGCCTGTCACGTCCCGGATTTTCCTATTCGCGCCTGACCAACCCGACAGTCGCTGCGCTGGAGAAAAAACTGGCCGCGCTGGAAGGCGGGGCAGGGGCAACCTGCACGGCCTCCGGTCTGGCGGCGCATCAAATGCTGCTCTTTTCCCTGATGAACAGCGGGGATGAATTTATTGCCTCCTCCCGTCTTTACGGCGGCACTTATAACCAGTTCCGTAACAGTTTCTCACGCAGTTTCGGTTGGCAATGCCGTTTTGCCGATCTGGGGGATATTGACAGTTTTAAACGCGCGGTCACGGAAAAGAGCCGCGCGATTTTCATTGAGAGTCTCTCCAACCCTTCCGGCGCGATTGCCGATATCGAGGCGATTGCGCGTGTGGCGGAAGAGGCGGGTATTCCGCTGATTGTCGATAACACGATCGCCACACCTTATCTGTGCCGTCCTTTTGAGTGGGGCGCATCAATTGTGACCTATTCCACAACGAAATATCTGAACGGCCATGCCAATGCGATGGGCGGAGCGGTGGTCGATAGCGGTAAATTCGACTGGTCGCAGAATGATAAATTTCCGGCTTTGTCCAAACCCGATGAAAGCTATCACGGTCTGGCCTTCCATAAAGAATTTCAGGAAATGGCGCTGACTTACTATTGCCATGCGGTCGGTCTGCGCGATCTGGGCGCCTGTCAGCAGCCGCTGAATGCTTTTCTGACCTTTACAGGGCTGGAAACGCTGGGACTTCGCATGGAGCAGCATTGCAAAAATGCGCTGGCCGTTGCCCGCCATCTTGAGCAGCATCCCGATATTGCATGGGTCAGCTATGCCGGACTTGACGGCAGCCCCTATAAGCCCATGGCGGATAAATATTTGAACGGACGCGCCAGCGGTGTCTTTACCTTTGGCGTTAAAGGCGGTTTTGATACGGCTGTTGATCTGGTCGGAAATGTGAAACTGTTCCGTCATGTCGCCAATATCGGCGATACGCGTTCACTGATTATCCACTCGGCTTCGACAACGCATTCGCAGCTGACGGAAGAACAGCAGTTAAAGGCGGATGTCCGTCCTGAAGGTCTGCGTGTCTCTATCGGTATTGAAGATGCGGCTGATCTGATCGCTGATCTGGATCAGGCACTCGCGGCAGCAACACAGAAGGCGGCCTAA